One region of Salvia miltiorrhiza cultivar Shanhuang (shh) chromosome 3, IMPLAD_Smil_shh, whole genome shotgun sequence genomic DNA includes:
- the LOC131016879 gene encoding disease resistance protein RGA2-like isoform X2 gives MAYAALVSLTNTIDRFLNSNLYSISVEEKQQITSLLDYVTPFQDFLDKFPDKFKSLEGRMREVANEAEDILEYLVLEKVFLSSDEESELHDELDRGTVIKDINLKMENMWKTNVADNSLKVRIRNVVNEAKKINCFLEWETNHIRFRDKRRFLPAEFAMFKSRFHFINHLKKMGSEIDSIMAEATAVKNNNSDKAASSSGLAPPDRVSDDEKQEEEETECYRSSKHELQMERVMEEIALIAAQVKEIKDSSSSKDVERGGADTSAAPTSSSTDPSIHKDSMVGFEDYVLDVKDRLCGEPSRLQVIPICGMGGIGKTTLARNVYDDPLTVGHFVIRVWVTISQDYSAQRILSSLLESLKEYNTGRLGQSDDEKVHKILMGRRYLVVMDDMWSGEAWDVVRRVFPDDGNGSRVVRWLLIRILRTGFMR, from the coding sequence ATGGCCTATGCTGCTCTTGTCTCCCTCACAAACACCATAGATCGATTCCTTAACAGCAATCTATATTCCATCTCTgttgaagaaaaacaacaaattaCATCTCTCCTTGATTATGTTACTCCCTTTCAAGACTTCCTCGATAAATTTCCAGACAAATTCAAGAGTTTGGAAGGGCGAATGAGGGAAGTGGCAAATGAAGCAGAAGATATCTTAGAATATCTTGTGTTGGAAAAGGTTTTCTTGTCTTCTGATGAAGAGTCTGAATTACACGATGAACTCGACCGAGGCACTGTGATTAAGGATATTAATTTGAAGATGGAAAACATGTGGAAGACAAATGTAGCAGACAACAGTTTGAAAGTCCGAATTCGCAACGTAGTAAATGAAGCAAAAAAAATCAACTGCTTCTTAGAGTGGGAGACAAATCACATTCGTTTCAGAGACAAGAGGAGATTTTTACCAGCCGAGTTCGCTATGTTCAAGTCCAGATTCCACTTCATAAACCACTTGAAAAAGATGGGAAGTGAAATTGACTCGATCATGGCGGAGGCAACTGCCGTGAAGAATAACAACAGCGACAAGGCTGCTTCCTCATCTGGACTTGCACCGCCCGACAGGGTTAGTGATGATGAGAAGCAGGAGGAAGAGGAGACTGAATGCTATCGAAGTTCAAAACACGAACTCCAGATGGAAAGGGTGATGGAGGAGATTGCTTTGATTGCTGCACAAGTGAAGGAAATCAAGGATAGCTCCAGCAGCAAAGACGTTGAACGCGGTGGTGCTGATACTTCTGCTGCTCCTACTTCATCATCAACTGATCCATCCATCCACAAAGATTCCATGGTTGGTTTTGAAGATTATGTGTTAGACGTGAAGGATCGCCTCTGTGGAGAGCCATCCCGACTCCAAGTCATCCCAATCTGTGGTATGGGTGGCATCGGCAAAACTACTCTTGCCAGGAACGTTTATGATGATCCATTAACGGTGGGCCATTTTGTGATTCGTGTTTGGGTCACAATATCACAAGATTACAGTGCACAGAGAATTCTTTCTAGCCTTCTGGAGTCCTTGAAAGAATACAACACTGGTAGATTGGGACAAAGTGATGATGAAAAAGTGCACAAAATTTTAATGGGGAGGAGATATTTAGTTGtgatggatgatatgtggagtggTGAGGCATGGGATGTCGTCAGAAGGGTATTTCCTGATGATGGCAACGGAAGCCGTGTTGTGAGGTGGCTTCTTATCCGGATCCTTCGAACAGGCTTCATGAGATAA
- the LOC131016879 gene encoding putative late blight resistance protein homolog R1B-16 isoform X1: MGSFPEDDEIHVVKLMRLWVAEGFVKFSINSNNFEEVAEECLDELVKRNLVLVTKRKSDGRIKSCSLHDMMRDLCIRKAHESQFFLNLMDKHVEKEHFTERIKNQRCVSIDSYHLRYLSDDDDSTIHSIRCSKYDLVKLNFVKGVRLLRVLDTVPADVESSPSVHQLCELFHLRYLAINYMESIPNGLSMLKNLQTLIIDRERRQKIMVGIVCILVLGWDTPQLRHVHFHGTICFEDPNETTLSLESLQTLSHVSHRNCTERILKKIPNLKKLKIDCSLGHHEDAACLNDLVHLHQLENLEVNAGGRFGSRPKHYKISYPSMLKKLSLIDLSLPWSHMIVVGSLPNLQVLKLQSCTWVDGDTWETIEGAFPALEVLLIGGSGLENWITESSHFPKLKRLLLRSCWDLNGIPNDIGDISTLELIEVTGKVKESLMESVELIREEQEEYGNNIEVVCSAKSLRYGFGFG; encoded by the coding sequence ATGGGTTCCTTCCCGGAAGATGATGAGATCCATGTTGTGAAACTCATGAGGTTGTGGGTAGCTGAGGGCTTTGTGAAGTTTTCAATCAACTCGAACAACTTTGAAGAGGTGGCGGAAGAGTGTTTAGATGAACTCGTGAAGAGAAACCTTGTTTTGGTCACAAAGAGGAAATCTGATGGCAGAATCAAAAGCTGCAGCCTCCATGATATGATGAGGGACTTGTGCATAAGAAAAGCGCATGAAAGTCAGTTTTTCTTGAATCTGATGGATAAGCATGTTGAAAAGGAGCATTTTACAGAAAGGATAAAGAATCAGCGCTGCGTAAGCATTGATTCGTATCATCTAAGATACCTTTCAGACGATGATGATTCAACCATCCATTCCATCAGATGCTCGAAATATGATTTAGTGAAACTGAACTTTGTCAAGGGTGTGAGGTTGCTGAGGGTGTTGGATACGGTACCTGCTGACGTGGAGAGCTCACCATCAGTGCATCAACTATGTGAGTTATTTCATTTAAGATATCTTGCTATTAACTATATGGAATCTATTCCTAATGGATTATCGATGCTTAAGAATCTGCAAACCTTAATCATTGATAGAGAAAGGCGACAAAAAATCATGGTTGGAATAGTTTGTATTCTTGTGTTGGGTTGGGACACTCCACAATTAAGACATGTTCACTTTCACGGCACAATCTGTTTTGAGGATCCAAATGAAAcaactctctctctagaaagcCTACAAACACTGTCCCATGTGTCACATAGGAATTGCACTGAAAGGATCTTGAAAAAGATCCCAAACCTTAAAAAGTTGAAGATTGATTGTTCTTTGGGTCATCATGAAGATGCAGCTTGTTTGAATGATCTGGTACATCTACACCAGCTCGAGAATTTGGAAGTAAATGCTGGTGGACGGTTTGGATCTCGGCCAAAGCACTACAAGATTTCTTATCCTAGCATGCTGAAAAAGTTGAGTTTGATTGATTTGAGTCTTCCTTGGAGCCACATGATTGTTGTTGGTTCATTGCCAAATCTACAAGTACTTAAACTACAAAGTTGTACTTGGGTCGATGGTGACACATGGGAAACAATCGAAGGAGCATTCCCAGCGTTGGAAGTTCTTCTAATTGGAGGTTCAGGGTTGGAGAATTGGATAACTGAAAGTAGCCATTTCCCCAAACTCAAACGGCTACTGCTTCGTTCTTGTTGGGATCTCAATGGGATTCCAAATGATATTGGAGACATTTCAACTCTTGAACTCATTGAGGTTACTGGAAAAGTGAAAGAGTCTCTAATGGAGTCGGTTGAATTGATACGAGAGGAGCAAGAAGAATATGGAAACAACATTGAAGTTGTCTGCAGTGCTAAGTCCTTAAGATATGGATTTGGATTTGGATAA